In Juglans regia cultivar Chandler chromosome 13, Walnut 2.0, whole genome shotgun sequence, the following proteins share a genomic window:
- the LOC109015548 gene encoding aspartokinase 1, chloroplastic-like has translation MAASFHAHGVETPGRGFVRNSRLLSNVPLTLHLLRFSTSITSSSRLFCAGSGSFSRRRATKKLVKIGDKKGGGRVEAVLKEDKIEKRFSDGNGKNFTCAMKFGGSSLASAERMREIAALILSFSEERPVVVLSAMGKTTNKLLVAGEKAVSCGVSNTSEIEELSFIKELHLRTVNELGVDRSVVSAHLEQLEQLLKGIAMMKELTLRTKDYLVSFGECMSTRIFAAYLNTIGVRARQYDAFDLGFITTDDFTNADILEATYPAVAKRLHGDWVNDPAIPIVTGFLGKGWKSGAITTLGRGGSDLTATTIGKALGLQEIQVWKDVDGVLTCDPSIYPCAEPVPHLTFDEAAELAYFGAQVLHPQSMRPAREGDIPVRVKNSYNPQAPGTLITKTRDMDKAVLTSIVLKQNVTMLDIVSTRMLGQVGFLAKVFSIFEDLGISVDVVATSEVSISLTLDPSKLWSRELIQQELDHVAEELEKIAVVNLLQHRSIISLIGNAQRSSLILEKVFHVLQVNGVNVQMISQGASKVNISLIVNDSEAVQCVKALHYSFFESGDQSELILDAEFGNG, from the exons ATGGCGGCTTCTTTCCACGCGCACGGTGTCGAAACTCCGGGTCGCGGATTCGTTAGGAACTCGAGATTATTGTCAAACGTGCCCCTCACATTGCACCTGCTCAGGTTCTCGACTTCCATCACTTCGAGTTCTAGATTATTCTGTGCGGGAAGTGGAAGTTTTTCTAGGAGGAGAGCGACGAAGAAGCTAGTGAAAATCGGTGACAAGAAAGGAGGAGGACGAGTGGAGGCTGTGCTTAAAGAGGATAAGATAGAGAAGCGATTCTCAGATGGAAATGGGAAGAATTTCACGTGTGCGATGAAGTTTGGTGGATCGTCGCTGGCATCGGCCGAGAGGATGAGGGAGATCGCCGCTCTTATTCTCAGTTTCTCTGAGGAACGGCCCGTCGTTGTTCTCTCTGCGATGGGCAAAACTACTAACAAACTTCTTGTG GCCGGAGAGAAGGCCGTCAGTTGTGGCGTCTCTAATACATCGGAAATCGAGGAACTGAGCTTTATAAAGGAGCTGCATCTTAG GACGGTGAATGAACTTGGAGTTGATCGGTCTGTTGTCTCTG CTCACTTGGAACAACTGGAGCAACTACTGAAAGGAATAGCTATGATgaaagagttaactctccgcaCGAAAGACTACTTAGTTTCATTCGGGGAGTGCATGTCCACAAGAATCTTTGCGGCTTATCTAAATACAATTGGTGTTAGAGCACGCCAA TATGATGCATTTGATCTTGGTTTTATAACCACAGATGATTTCACGAATGCGGACATCTTGGAAGCAACTTACCCAGCTGTTGCCAAGAGATTACATGGTGATTGGGTTAATGATCCTGCAATTCCCATTGTCACCGGCTTCCTTGGGAAG GGTTGGAAATCTGGAGCAATCACCACCTTGGGTAGGGGTGGTAGTGACTTGACAGCTACAACCATTGGCAAAGCCTTAGGCTTGCAGGAAATTCAG GTGTGGAAAGATGTTGATGGTGTCTTGACCTGTGACCCTAGTATTTATCCATGTGCAGAACCTGTCCCTCATTTGACATTTGATGAGGCAGCAGAGCTTGCATACTTTGGTGCTCAG GTCCTACATCCACAATCCATGAGACCAGCCAGAGAGGGTGATATCCCTGTTAGAGTCAAGAATTCATACAACCCTCAAGCTCCCGGTACCCTTATCACTAAAACAAGAGATATGGACAAG GCAGTGCTGACCAGCATAGTTTTGAAGCAGAACGTTACCATGTTGGATATAGTCAGTACACGCATGCTTGGTCAAGTTGGCTTCCTAGCAAAG GTGTTCTCAATATTCGAAGATTTGGGCATATCTGTGGACGTTGTTGCTACTAGCGAAGTTAGTATATCTTTGACATTAGATCCTTCTAAACTTTGGAGCAGAGAACTGATCCAGCAG GAACTTGACCATGTAGCGGAAGAGCTTGAGAAGATTGCAGTTGTGAATCTCCTGCAGCACAGATCAATCATCTCTCTTATTGGAAATGCTCAGCGTTCCTCGTTGATACTGGAGAAG GTATTTCATGTTCTGCAAGTCAATGGAGTTAATGTCCAGATGATCTCACAAGGGGCATCCAAG GTGAATATTTCATTGATAGTAAATGACAGTGAAGCTGTACAATGTGTGAAGGCCCTTCACTACAGCTTTTTTGAGAGTGGTGATCAATCTGAACTGATACTGGATGCTGAATTTGGGAATGGCTAG